From a region of the Nitrospirae bacterium YQR-1 genome:
- a CDS encoding hydrogenase iron-sulfur subunit: protein MIEDRTGKPCSFEPKIVGFLCNWCSYAAADKAGGLQKSYPPNVSIIKVMCSGRVDPQFVLKAYSAGADGVLILACHPGDCHYKEGNYIAMQRHRLLLRMLNQHGIESRRCRFDYVSAGEGERFIEIMTEMVETVRELGQLNKSVISDNVMEENITEKRS, encoded by the coding sequence ATGATAGAGGACAGGACTGGTAAACCCTGCAGTTTTGAACCAAAGATAGTAGGTTTTTTGTGTAACTGGTGTTCATATGCCGCAGCGGATAAAGCGGGAGGATTGCAAAAGAGCTATCCACCCAATGTAAGTATCATAAAGGTAATGTGCAGCGGGAGGGTTGACCCTCAATTTGTACTTAAAGCATATAGTGCGGGGGCGGACGGTGTTTTGATACTGGCCTGCCATCCCGGCGATTGCCACTACAAAGAGGGCAATTACATAGCTATGCAACGGCACCGGTTGCTTTTGCGGATGTTGAATCAACACGGCATTGAAAGCCGGCGGTGCAGGTTTGACTATGTTTCAGCCGGAGAGGGAGAGCGATTTATCGAAATCATGACTGAGATGGTTGAAACAGTCAGAGAGCTGGGTCAGTTAAACAAATCCGTGATTTCAGACAATGTGATGGAAGAAAATATAACAGAAAAAAGGAGTTAA
- the hisH gene encoding imidazole glycerol phosphate synthase subunit HisH: MIAIVDYGMGNLRSVQKGFLKAGIDARVTAQAGDIEDAGGVVIPGVGAFRDCMRNLQNLNLIDTIRRSIEKGKPLLGICLGLQLLFTESEEFGNSAGLGIFEGKVVRFQDKTLKIPHMGWNIVSLKKRPPLFDGIEDGKYFYFVHSYYVAPTDSSIICGVTPYGAGFTSMVWKDNVFAMQFHPEKSQAAGLKILENFGKFVKAH, from the coding sequence ATGATAGCGATAGTGGATTACGGCATGGGGAATCTCCGAAGTGTGCAGAAGGGTTTTCTTAAAGCGGGGATTGATGCAAGGGTCACGGCTCAGGCAGGTGATATTGAAGACGCCGGTGGAGTGGTCATTCCGGGGGTTGGAGCTTTCAGGGATTGTATGCGGAATCTGCAAAATCTCAACCTCATTGACACTATAAGGCGCTCAATTGAAAAAGGAAAGCCGCTTCTTGGCATATGTCTGGGCCTCCAGCTGCTTTTTACCGAATCGGAGGAGTTTGGAAACTCTGCCGGGCTTGGTATCTTTGAGGGCAAGGTTGTCAGGTTTCAGGATAAAACTCTTAAAATCCCTCACATGGGCTGGAATATTGTATCGCTGAAAAAGAGGCCGCCGCTTTTTGACGGTATAGAGGACGGAAAGTATTTCTATTTTGTCCATTCCTACTACGTAGCACCCACAGATAGTTCCATCATCTGCGGTGTAACTCCCTACGGAGCAGGATTTACCTCAATGGTGTGGAAAGACAACGTGTTTGCTATGCAGTTTCATCCTGAGAAAAGCCAGGCGGCAGGCCTTAAGATTTTAGAAAACTTCGGTAAATTCGTTAAAGCTCATTAA
- a CDS encoding hydrogenase maturation protease: MKTIVIGLGNPLLRDDSVGPKAARLIRQRLEGDMLCHRADVRVSEVYAGGIRLLDAMAGFDRAFIIDSIITGKPPGTVYKLTPQSLPQTRNCGCSHDMTLPMALGMGKMLGMELPTDIQIWAIEAKDINCFGEELSLEVERSLPMVINDVMDVLK; encoded by the coding sequence TTGAAAACTATAGTAATAGGACTGGGAAATCCACTATTGCGTGACGACAGTGTAGGACCTAAAGCCGCCCGGTTAATAAGGCAGCGGCTGGAGGGCGATATGTTATGCCACAGAGCGGATGTTAGAGTCTCTGAGGTTTATGCCGGAGGAATACGTCTTTTGGATGCAATGGCAGGGTTTGACAGAGCCTTTATTATTGACTCAATCATAACCGGAAAACCGCCCGGCACGGTTTACAAATTAACGCCGCAGAGCTTACCGCAAACAAGAAATTGCGGCTGTAGTCACGACATGACGTTGCCGATGGCCCTTGGCATGGGTAAAATGCTTGGGATGGAACTGCCTACAGATATACAAATCTGGGCAATTGAGGCAAAGGACATTAACTGCTTTGGCGAGGAGCTTTCGCTGGAGGTTGAGAGGTCCCTACCCATGGTTATTAATGATGTTATGGACGTCTTAAAATGA
- a CDS encoding 4Fe-4S dicluster domain-containing protein — MGCGECIGVCPVDVKNEFNNALDNRKAISLSFAGALPNVPFIDMTACLRAKGEECKLCSQSCPLGEGIILYDDAEEIVERQIGAVIVAAGAALYDAGLIPEVGYGTVSDIYTAFEFERLLSSTGPTGGRLITSLGSVPESIAIIHCAGSLDGNHKEYCSGVCCQCAFKFNLMVEHKLPNTQIHHFYKELVYPGKEEYFLYKRAKENPNATFTRYSNIDTIEISAGDEGGIIIKNILLEKGFIKTDMVVLCLAMVPAKDSATLHEVLGTTADTYGFFEQLHGCLDSTKSKVRGIYIAGACQAPVNIAQAMTQGTASAGYVLSGLVEGKQLEIEPITASVAAERCSGCRVCMHLCPYRAIAFDAETRKSSVNDVLCQGCGTCVAACPAGAISGNHFTNEAIFAEIEGVLS, encoded by the coding sequence ATAGGCTGTGGGGAGTGTATCGGAGTGTGTCCGGTTGATGTAAAAAATGAATTTAACAATGCACTTGACAACAGAAAAGCAATATCGCTTTCATTTGCAGGGGCGCTGCCTAATGTTCCATTTATAGATATGACGGCGTGTTTGAGGGCAAAGGGTGAGGAGTGCAAACTATGCAGCCAATCCTGTCCGCTGGGTGAGGGCATAATACTTTATGACGATGCAGAGGAAATTGTGGAGAGGCAAATTGGAGCTGTTATTGTGGCAGCCGGGGCGGCGCTTTATGACGCCGGATTAATCCCGGAGGTGGGATACGGCACAGTGTCTGATATTTATACAGCCTTTGAGTTTGAACGGCTGCTCTCTTCAACCGGCCCCACTGGAGGCCGGCTTATAACCAGTTTAGGCTCTGTACCGGAGTCCATTGCTATAATTCACTGTGCCGGAAGCCTTGACGGTAACCATAAGGAGTACTGCTCCGGTGTGTGTTGCCAGTGCGCATTTAAATTTAATCTGATGGTAGAGCATAAACTGCCCAACACACAAATACACCATTTCTATAAAGAGCTTGTGTATCCCGGCAAGGAGGAGTACTTTCTTTATAAGCGGGCAAAGGAAAACCCTAATGCTACATTTACAAGATACAGCAATATTGACACAATAGAGATAAGTGCCGGTGATGAGGGTGGTATCATAATAAAAAACATCTTGTTGGAAAAGGGTTTTATAAAAACAGACATGGTAGTATTGTGCCTTGCTATGGTGCCGGCCAAAGATTCGGCCACACTACATGAAGTGCTGGGTACAACGGCGGATACTTACGGTTTTTTTGAGCAACTCCATGGATGTCTGGATTCAACCAAAAGCAAAGTGCGAGGGATATACATAGCTGGAGCATGTCAGGCGCCTGTAAACATTGCACAGGCGATGACTCAGGGGACGGCTTCAGCAGGGTATGTGCTCTCCGGGCTTGTTGAGGGAAAGCAACTGGAGATAGAGCCCATAACGGCCTCTGTGGCTGCAGAGAGATGCTCCGGATGCAGGGTTTGTATGCACTTATGTCCGTACAGGGCAATAGCGTTTGATGCAGAGACACGGAAATCCTCAGTTAACGATGTGCTTTGCCAGGGCTGCGGAACATGTGTTGCAGCCTGCCCTGCCGGAGCTATAAGCGGTAACCATTTTACAAATGAGGCAATATTTGCAGAGATAGAAGGGGTTTTGTCATGA
- a CDS encoding bacteriohemerythrin: protein MPLITWTDNLSVHVREFDDQHKKLIQIINDLFDAVTARKGKEALEPVLTELIEYTKYHFINEENLLAKHGYPYAAIHKQEHDDLTQKVMSFEAQFKAGRAMVDLLLMNFLKDWLTKHILGTDKKYSEFLNSKGVK from the coding sequence ATGCCACTTATAACATGGACTGACAACCTGAGTGTACATGTCAGGGAGTTTGATGATCAGCACAAGAAGCTGATACAGATAATCAATGACCTTTTTGACGCTGTAACGGCAAGAAAGGGCAAGGAAGCACTTGAGCCGGTCTTAACGGAACTTATAGAGTACACAAAGTACCATTTTATCAATGAAGAGAATTTATTGGCTAAACATGGCTACCCGTACGCAGCGATTCACAAACAGGAGCATGATGATTTAACTCAAAAGGTAATGAGTTTTGAGGCTCAATTTAAAGCCGGCAGGGCAATGGTTGATCTGCTGCTTATGAATTTCCTAAAAGATTGGCTCACGAAACACATACTGGGCACAGACAAGAAGTACTCTGAATTTTTAAACAGTAAGGGCGTTAAATAG
- the folK gene encoding 2-amino-4-hydroxy-6-hydroxymethyldihydropteridine diphosphokinase, which translates to MGDRAANCSRAVELLQSHAVVVKAASSMYETRPWGVTTQPDFINMCVEIDTIFQPSELLTILKKIERDMGRRLIYRWGPRVIDMDIVFYEDMIIKTAELQIPHPHMHEREFVLRPLLELAPHKLHPLLNKTVMELLNEL; encoded by the coding sequence ATGGGAGACAGGGCTGCCAATTGCTCAAGGGCTGTTGAGCTGCTGCAATCACACGCCGTGGTGGTTAAGGCTGCATCCTCAATGTATGAAACCCGCCCCTGGGGTGTAACAACTCAACCGGATTTTATAAACATGTGTGTGGAAATTGATACAATTTTTCAGCCCTCCGAGCTTTTAACTATACTCAAAAAAATTGAAAGAGATATGGGACGCCGGTTGATTTACAGGTGGGGGCCTCGTGTTATAGACATGGATATTGTGTTTTATGAAGATATGATAATAAAGACCGCAGAGCTTCAAATCCCACATCCTCATATGCACGAAAGGGAGTTTGTGTTAAGGCCGCTTTTGGAGCTTGCCCCCCATAAATTACACCCGTTGTTAAATAAAACGGTGATGGAGCTGCTTAATGAGCTTTAA
- a CDS encoding phasin family protein: MIFDTLKEFMMATLGAQEMLKQFVEDLVKKGELSESQGMKMVKEWSEKLGKTGSDLSSNLSETVSKTLEKMNLATKDDIDKLNKKVNSLSNRISALEGTKKTDE; encoded by the coding sequence ATGATATTTGATACCCTTAAGGAGTTTATGATGGCAACCCTTGGAGCCCAGGAGATGCTGAAACAGTTTGTAGAGGATTTGGTAAAAAAAGGGGAATTGAGCGAATCCCAGGGAATGAAGATGGTCAAAGAGTGGTCTGAAAAACTTGGAAAAACAGGCAGCGATTTGTCATCGAACCTTTCAGAGACCGTAAGCAAAACATTAGAGAAAATGAACCTTGCCACAAAAGATGATATTGACAAGCTAAATAAGAAAGTGAATTCTCTTTCAAACCGTATAAGTGCTCTTGAGGGCACAAAAAAAACAGATGAGTAA
- a CDS encoding sulfurtransferase TusA family protein: MATMVLDLKGMKCPQPTLQMTVKVRTELKPGDLLEVVADCPTFANDLKGWGERMKKTVLWVKDEGNGAKRCQVKI, from the coding sequence ATGGCCACTATGGTGTTAGACCTTAAGGGTATGAAGTGTCCGCAACCCACACTTCAGATGACTGTAAAGGTGCGTACGGAGTTAAAGCCGGGGGACCTTCTGGAGGTAGTTGCCGATTGCCCAACCTTTGCCAATGATTTGAAGGGATGGGGGGAACGGATGAAGAAAACCGTCCTGTGGGTAAAAGATGAGGGCAACGGCGCTAAACGTTGTCAGGTGAAAATATAG
- a CDS encoding NADH:ubiquinone oxidoreductase encodes MATKPKLSMYWASSCGGCEISLININEKILDLAASFDFMFCPCLLDTKKKDIEALKDGEIAITFFNGAIRTEENEEMAHLLRKKSALLIAFGSCAYEGCIPALSNLYTKTAHFNSIYLDSPTVDNPLGIVPKPETTVPEGKLTLPAFYDRVKTLSQVTDVDYSIPGCPPEPKQIWNVIEAVIAGKTPPPKGSNLGAGKSSVCNECERKKEDKKISRFYRTYEIVPDTETCLLDQGLICMGIATSDGCGALCPKVNMPCTGCYGPPEGTLDQGAKMVAALGSIIDIGDKKGLSDDELANRADAIIDSIPDYSGTFYKYSMAGSILGGTRQ; translated from the coding sequence ATGGCTACAAAACCGAAGTTAAGCATGTACTGGGCTTCATCGTGCGGAGGCTGTGAGATTTCTTTAATAAATATTAACGAAAAAATTCTTGATCTGGCGGCAAGTTTTGATTTCATGTTTTGTCCTTGTCTGCTCGATACAAAAAAGAAAGACATTGAAGCACTCAAAGACGGCGAAATTGCTATAACGTTTTTCAATGGGGCAATACGTACTGAGGAAAACGAAGAGATGGCACACCTTTTACGAAAAAAATCGGCACTGCTTATCGCCTTTGGCTCGTGCGCCTATGAGGGATGTATTCCCGCCCTCAGTAATCTGTACACAAAGACCGCTCATTTCAATTCCATTTATCTGGACAGTCCTACCGTGGATAACCCTCTGGGTATCGTTCCTAAACCTGAGACCACAGTGCCCGAGGGCAAGCTTACATTACCGGCATTTTACGACAGGGTGAAAACCCTCTCACAGGTGACAGATGTGGATTATTCCATCCCGGGCTGCCCGCCTGAGCCAAAACAGATATGGAATGTTATAGAGGCCGTGATTGCGGGTAAGACACCGCCCCCAAAGGGAAGTAACCTTGGAGCCGGTAAGTCTTCGGTATGTAATGAATGTGAGAGAAAGAAGGAAGACAAAAAGATAAGCCGGTTTTACCGCACTTACGAGATAGTACCGGATACGGAGACGTGTCTGCTGGATCAGGGCCTTATTTGTATGGGAATAGCCACAAGTGACGGCTGCGGCGCACTGTGCCCAAAGGTAAATATGCCCTGTACGGGCTGTTACGGCCCACCTGAGGGAACTCTCGACCAGGGGGCAAAGATGGTGGCCGCCCTCGGTTCCATTATTGATATAGGCGACAAAAAAGGCCTCAGTGATGATGAGCTGGCAAATCGGGCGGATGCTATAATTGACTCCATACCGGATTATTCCGGAACTTTTTACAAGTACAGCATGGCAGGTTCAATTTTAGGAGGGACAAGGCAATAA
- a CDS encoding Ni/Fe hydrogenase subunit alpha, whose translation MRRISIDPITRLEGHGKIEIFLDEGGDVVNTYFQVPELRGFEQFCVGRLAEEMPVITNRICGVCPEAHHIASVKALDELFGVVPPDAAKKIRELIYMAFFIADHTTHFYALGGPDFIVGPDAPPSERNILGVINKVGPDAAKEVIKCRARNHHVLEMVGGRGIHMPAGVPGGWSKSINERERKEIEVIAKENIDFALFSLKAFDDIVLKNPAYLDLVTSDVYVHSTYYMGLVDSRNRVNFYDGMVRIVDPEGKEFVKYHPRDYVSHIAERVEEWSYLKYPYIKAVGWKGFVDGKDSGIYAASPLSRLNVSDSMPTPGAQEHFEKMYETLGSKKVNGRYQPIHHRLVTHWARLIELLYAAEHMLELATGPEITSPKVRVIPEKIVGKGIGCVEAPRGTLTHHYESDGRGVLTMVNMIVGTTNNYAPMTLSIKRAAEKLITKGKIIEQGLLNKIEMAFRLYDPCLSCSTHSLPGQMPLVVNIRNSDGKVVRTFSR comes from the coding sequence ATAAGGCGCATTTCAATAGACCCCATAACCAGGCTTGAGGGACACGGTAAAATAGAGATATTCCTTGACGAGGGAGGAGATGTTGTCAACACGTACTTCCAGGTGCCGGAGTTAAGGGGGTTTGAGCAGTTTTGTGTCGGTAGGCTTGCCGAGGAGATGCCGGTTATCACTAACCGCATATGCGGGGTGTGCCCTGAGGCACATCATATAGCCTCTGTTAAAGCCCTTGATGAACTCTTTGGTGTTGTGCCGCCTGATGCCGCTAAAAAAATAAGAGAACTTATATACATGGCTTTTTTCATTGCCGACCACACTACCCATTTCTATGCTCTGGGGGGGCCTGACTTTATAGTGGGCCCGGATGCGCCTCCCTCCGAACGAAACATCCTGGGAGTTATCAACAAGGTCGGCCCGGATGCCGCCAAAGAAGTGATTAAATGCAGGGCAAGAAATCACCACGTGCTTGAAATGGTAGGAGGCCGTGGAATTCACATGCCTGCCGGAGTTCCCGGGGGCTGGAGCAAATCCATAAATGAACGGGAAAGAAAAGAGATTGAGGTTATAGCTAAAGAAAACATTGACTTTGCACTCTTTAGCCTAAAAGCCTTTGATGATATAGTGCTAAAAAATCCGGCATACCTTGACCTTGTCACCTCAGACGTCTATGTCCACAGCACATACTACATGGGGCTTGTAGATAGCCGAAACCGTGTAAACTTCTATGACGGAATGGTCAGAATAGTTGACCCTGAGGGTAAGGAGTTTGTAAAGTACCATCCGCGGGATTATGTAAGCCACATAGCCGAACGTGTAGAGGAGTGGTCATACCTGAAATATCCTTATATTAAAGCAGTCGGCTGGAAGGGTTTTGTTGACGGAAAAGACAGCGGAATATATGCAGCCTCTCCGCTATCCAGATTAAATGTCTCAGACTCCATGCCAACACCCGGAGCACAGGAACACTTCGAGAAAATGTATGAAACTCTGGGCTCCAAAAAAGTAAACGGCAGATATCAACCCATCCATCACAGGCTTGTTACTCACTGGGCACGGCTTATAGAGCTTCTCTATGCCGCAGAGCATATGCTTGAGCTTGCCACCGGCCCTGAGATTACTTCCCCAAAAGTAAGAGTAATCCCGGAAAAGATTGTGGGCAAAGGGATAGGGTGTGTTGAGGCACCGAGGGGTACGTTGACACACCACTATGAAAGTGACGGCAGGGGAGTGCTCACTATGGTCAACATGATTGTAGGCACCACAAATAACTATGCCCCTATGACACTTTCCATAAAAAGAGCGGCGGAGAAACTCATAACTAAAGGAAAAATAATAGAGCAGGGATTGTTAAATAAAATAGAGATGGCCTTCAGGCTATATGATCCGTGTCTTTCATGTTCCACACATTCACTGCCCGGACAGATGCCGTTGGTTGTTAACATAAGAAACTCTGACGGAAAGGTTGTAAGGACATTCAGCCGGTAG
- a CDS encoding AarF/ABC1/UbiB kinase family protein produces MFSEILKLTKTYKNINRITQILNILAKHGFGQFIEQLNLNRLIPFRKRLKILTQGQLIETTIAERLRRAFSDLGPSFIKLAQILSSRPDLITEKYAAEFAKLQDEVPPFPFDQVREIIEKDLHLPINEIFIEIEQSPIAAASVAQVHKAILYDGTKVVVKVQRPNIRQVIETDISIMKFLAALMLKYIAGTEIFNPVGIVEEFSKTIKKELNFMEEAKNVQRFTRNFRSVESIKIPILYPAYTSERVLVLERIEGVRINDVRAIEKLGLDKGEIAESLVNAYFKMILEDGFFHADPHPGNLFVMDDGVIGIVDYGMVGWLTPDVMESIAGILIAIVNKDFESLIDEFITIGMVTEEIDIDRFRREFLNDMMEILIPLYDTALAEINFAEYLDTITHLSLKHKLKIPSSLLLIDKCMLMVDSIVREIDKDFNFITASAPYTSMLMRKKYGPKKLYDKIGKNISDLADSLVDTPKKMRVLLRKMINNEFIVKFNIIGIERIIRDFDRSTNRLSFSIVIASIIMSSAILTMSGKGAKIFDMPAIGTLGFMIAFFLGIWLIISIIRSGRL; encoded by the coding sequence ATGTTTTCAGAAATTCTAAAACTTACAAAAACATATAAAAACATAAACAGAATAACCCAGATTCTAAACATACTTGCAAAGCATGGGTTTGGACAGTTTATAGAGCAGCTGAACTTAAACCGCCTGATACCGTTTAGGAAGCGGTTGAAAATACTTACTCAGGGACAGCTGATAGAGACAACGATAGCGGAGCGGTTGCGGCGGGCGTTTTCAGACCTGGGGCCGTCATTTATAAAACTGGCTCAAATCCTGTCCTCACGCCCTGACCTGATAACAGAGAAGTATGCCGCCGAGTTTGCCAAACTACAGGATGAGGTGCCGCCGTTTCCATTTGATCAGGTGAGGGAAATAATAGAAAAAGACCTCCACCTTCCCATTAATGAAATATTCATTGAGATAGAGCAGTCACCCATTGCCGCAGCCTCTGTTGCACAGGTACATAAGGCAATTCTCTATGACGGCACAAAGGTGGTTGTTAAAGTACAAAGACCAAACATCCGCCAGGTTATTGAGACCGACATAAGCATCATGAAATTTCTGGCTGCCCTGATGCTTAAGTACATTGCCGGAACGGAAATATTTAACCCCGTGGGAATAGTCGAGGAGTTCTCGAAAACCATAAAGAAAGAACTGAATTTTATGGAAGAGGCTAAAAACGTACAGCGTTTTACCAGGAATTTCAGGAGTGTTGAAAGCATAAAAATCCCGATATTATATCCTGCCTATACATCTGAGAGAGTACTTGTTCTTGAGCGTATAGAGGGTGTAAGGATAAATGATGTAAGGGCCATAGAAAAACTTGGATTAGACAAAGGGGAGATAGCGGAGAGTCTTGTAAACGCATACTTTAAGATGATTCTTGAGGATGGTTTTTTTCATGCCGATCCTCATCCGGGGAATCTTTTTGTTATGGATGACGGCGTAATAGGCATAGTGGATTACGGCATGGTTGGGTGGCTTACACCGGATGTGATGGAAAGCATTGCCGGAATACTTATAGCCATTGTCAACAAGGATTTCGAGAGTCTCATAGATGAGTTTATAACCATTGGAATGGTCACGGAGGAAATAGATATAGACCGGTTCAGAAGGGAGTTTCTTAACGATATGATGGAAATTCTTATTCCGCTTTATGATACGGCCCTTGCCGAGATTAACTTTGCCGAGTACCTTGACACTATAACCCATCTTTCCCTTAAGCATAAACTAAAGATTCCGTCCTCGCTCTTGTTGATAGATAAGTGTATGCTCATGGTTGACAGTATAGTGAGGGAAATAGATAAAGACTTTAACTTTATAACAGCCTCAGCCCCTTATACCTCCATGCTCATGAGGAAAAAGTACGGACCAAAAAAACTTTATGATAAGATCGGCAAAAATATTTCAGATTTGGCCGATTCCCTTGTTGACACTCCTAAGAAGATGCGTGTTTTGCTCAGAAAGATGATAAACAATGAATTCATTGTAAAATTTAACATAATAGGCATTGAACGCATTATAAGGGATTTTGACCGCTCCACCAACCGTCTTTCTTTCAGCATTGTAATCGCCTCAATTATAATGAGCTCCGCCATATTGACTATGTCCGGCAAAGGTGCAAAGATTTTTGATATGCCGGCAATCGGGACACTGGGTTTTATGATAGCCTTCTTCCTTGGCATATGGCTTATTATTTCCATAATACGCTCCGGAAGGCTCTGA